A stretch of Lathyrus oleraceus cultivar Zhongwan6 chromosome 6, CAAS_Psat_ZW6_1.0, whole genome shotgun sequence DNA encodes these proteins:
- the LOC127092419 gene encoding uncharacterized protein LOC127092419: protein MSSGSVRRVSREDIQLVQNLIERCLQLYMNPKEVVETLLAQAKIEPGFTELVWQKLEEENQEFFKAYYLRLLLKEQITEFNRLLKEQAELSQLQSTAVASLPNSNGLHISSLPQNPSCYASEQASAAVKPENMRHALDSTLHDVFNNGGSSLNTSIHDLTQISARGNRISSPPSMLSSQNSSLGLIQGVNGGMIKSEPGYSGSPPYIFGHDGSVLEACPTIADAAVTSFNSVDSNSHSMNGALIDPDISSFGVLGQISRNLSLSDLTADFSQSSDIMESYPRCPYLGTTNENFLQNGEQN, encoded by the exons ATGTCAAGTGGATCTGTGAGACGGGTTTCTCGGGAAGATATCCAGCTG GTACAGAATCTCATAGAACGATGTCTGCAACTATATATGAACCCAAAAGAAGTTGTGGAAACTCTACTAGCTCAAGCAAAAATTGAGCCTGGTTTTACCGAACTTG TTTGGCAAAAGCTTGAAGAAGAAAATCAAGAATTTTTCAAGGCTTATTATTTGAGGTTGCTGCTGAAGGAGCAAATAACGGAGTTCAACAGGTTGCTGAAGGAACAAGCTGAGTTAAGTCAGCTACAATCAACTGCTGTTGCTTCACTACCCAACTCTAATGGTTTACATATTTCTTCAT TACCTCAGAATCCATCTTGCTATGCCTCTGAGCAAGCCAGTGCTGCTGTGAAGCCAGAGAATATGAGACATGCTCTTGATTCCACGTTACATGATGTATTTAACAATGGCGGGTCATCACTGAACACAAGTATACATGATTTGACTCAGATATCTGCTCGTGGAAATAGGATTAGCAGCCCACCAAGCATGCTTTCATCTCAAAACTCAAGCTTGGGTTTGATACAAGGAGTTAATGGGGGAATGATAAAATCAGAACCCGGATATTCGGGTAGTCCTCCTTACATCTTTGGTCATGATGGCTCTGTGTTGGAAGCATGCCCAACTATTGCTGATGCAGCGGTTACATCGTTTAATAGTGTTGACTCAAACTCTCATTCTATGAATGGAGCACTCATTGACCCAGATATttcatcatttggagttttggGGCAGATTTCTAGAAACCTCAGCCTTTCAGATCTGACTGCTGATTTTTCTCAGAGTTCTG ATATAATGGAGAGCTATCCAAGATGTCCCTACCTGGGTACTACTAATGAGAACTTCCTTCAAAATGGAGAACAGA